A single region of the Leptodactylus fuscus isolate aLepFus1 chromosome 5, aLepFus1.hap2, whole genome shotgun sequence genome encodes:
- the LOC142203127 gene encoding E3 ubiquitin/ISG15 ligase TRIM25-like, with amino-acid sequence MASSALRDELDCPICLSTYRDPVTLRCGHNFCRVCIDLVLDTKDWCGVYFCPECRVKFRKRPVLVKNHKLCNIVERFMSTEQLHNEVGGICCTYCIHSHVPAVKSCLHCEASLCDNHMRVHSRGPEHVLTEPCTNLENRKCPFHKKVLEYYCIDDATCICMSCSLAGEHRGHQIELLKKASLKKKEQLKKISDNLLSKREENVSRVQALSHHKTRVHEGVEVVNHVISDLFEDIRRQMDNLERKILNESLRQQEQVSLLASDLIQKLETENENLSKTMSTIQQMVNVMDPLTVLKDQELNISEVYEVDPSTSDDVHNVADLDMLPISKMISSALEVILQEVKSKGFKMPEVTSVVLDIDTAGYDVAVSEDLQMVSWLGVSQNRPNTPETFQTCQVLSKSCFSLGVHFLEVESDDRADWCVGMSYASIDRKGEQCIIGHNAKSWGLRLWNNQYSAIHGSKVIQLPALPSCKKLGMFLDYETGRLFFYEMCDPMKHLHTFKATFTEPLHVLCWVMGGSLRFRSE; translated from the coding sequence ATGGCGTCCTCTGCCCTGAGAGACGAGCTGGACTGCCCCATCTGCCTGAGCACCTACAGAgatcctgtaaccctgagatgtggacacaacttctgccgggtctgtattgatcTTGTGCTGGATACCAAGGACTGGTGTGGAGTTTACTTCTGTCCTGAGTGTAGAGTCAAGTTTCGGAAACGTCCTGTTTTGGTGAAGAATCACAAACTCTGTAACATAGTGGAGAGATTCATGTCTACTGAGCAACTTCATAACGAGGTCGGTGGCATCTGCTGCACTTACTGTATTCACTCTCATGTACCTGCTGTGAAGTCCTGTCTACACTGTGAAGCTTCTCTGTGTGATAACCACATGAGAGTCCACAGCCGGGGACCAGAACACGTCCTAACTGAGCCCTGCACCAACCTGGAGAACAGGAAATGTCCTTTCCATAAGAAGgtcctggaatattactgtaTTGATGACGCTACATGTATCTGTATGTCCTGTAGTTTGGCCGGAGAACATCGAGGACATCAGATAGAGCTTCTCAAGAAGGCTTCGCTCAAGAAGAAGGAGCAGCTGAAAAAGATCTCAGACAATCTGCTCTCAAAGAGAGAAGAAAATGTGTCAAGAGTTCAGGCTTTGTCTCACCACAAGACAAGAGTCCATGAAGGTGTTGAAGTTGTAAATCACGTAATCTCTGACCTCTTTGAAGACATCAGGAGACAGATGGACAACCTGGAGAGGAAAATTCTGAATGAGAGCCTTAGACAGCAAGAGCAGGTGTCACTGCTAGCTTCAGATCTGATCCAGAAGCTCGAAACTGAGAATGAAAACTTGTCTAAGACAATGTCTACTATTCAGCAGATGGTCAATGTGATGGATCCACTCACAGTCCTAAAAGATCAGGAGCTTAATATATCTGAAGTGTATGAGGTGGACCCCTCAACCAGCGATGATGTCCATAATGTAGCTGATCTGGATATGCTTCCTATCTCTAAAATGATATCCTCAGCCTTGGAAGTCATTCTCCAAGAAGTAAAGTCAAAAGGCTTCAAGATGCCTGAAGTCACCAGTGTCGTACTAGACATCGACACCGCGGGTTATGACGTAGCAGTGTCTGAAGATCTCCAAATGGTTTCCTGGCTTGGAGTAAGCCAAAACCGTCCAAACACCCCCGAAACGTTTCAGACGTGTCAAGTCTTGAGCAAGAGTTGCTTCTCCTTAGGGGTTCATTTCTTGGAAGTGGAGAGCGATGACAGAGCAGACTGGTGTGTGGGAATGAGCTATGCCAGTATAGACAGGAAGGGGGAGCAATGCATCATCGGGCACAACGCCAAGTCGTGGGGGCTGCGTCTATGGAACAACCAATATTCGGCAATACACGGCTCCAAAGTCATCCAGCTCCCAGCTCTGCCTTCCTGCAAGAAACTGGGTATGTTTTTGGATTATGAGACTGGGCGATTGTTCTTTTATGAGATGTGTGACCCCATGAAACACTTACACACCTTCAAGGCCACCTTCACCGAGCCCCTTCATGTTCTATGCTGGGTAATGGGCGGCTCATTAAGGTTCAGAAGTGAGTAA